A segment of the Trichoplusia ni isolate ovarian cell line Hi5 chromosome 22 unlocalized genomic scaffold, tn1 tig00004184_group21, whole genome shotgun sequence genome:
tatatgattttaaatatttatgatttcagGACGCGCTATTAGACTTGATCATTGGCTCTGATTCACTCACGAATGGTGATATCGAACATAAACCGTCGCCTGCGCCACCTAGCAACAACAATACAAGCAGCAATGTAAGTCAAAAACActcaatataaatatgaaaaatatcgaACCTATCATACTTTATTAGGATTGTAATAAAATGCGGCGCCAATGTTACTTCTCAGAAAATATGAGTATATATAACACGACTACCTTATCAATTTATCCTGCAAACCTTACATTCCTACGAAAATTCCTATAACTTGTAACTATGAAAATCTGTACTAAAATTGTTAAACAATTGTGCAGGATATCCTGGACCTGCTGAGCGGGCTGGACCTGTCGGGCAGCGCGCCCGCCAGCATCATGAACAACAACGTGTCGGGCGCGCCCCCCGCGGCCCCGGGCCCgggccccgcgcccgccgccacgcTGCTGGACGGACTGTTCGCGCCGCCCACACTCAGCGCGCCCGCCACGCAAGGTACGCTACAGCTACTGTATCAGCTGTCACACACATGTTCGACTCaaactaatgcttgttctgaggctgggtgtcattgtgcttGTGATTTGTGtgattgtgaaaccccccgcaacacaaggattaaattccttagtgcgggagtcgcttttttTAATCTAGTCTTACGTGCTCGAGTCATTATGTTAGGTCTTCTCGGAGAGCTCTAATCGAAATCCACTTACCAATATGTGCTTTTGTAAAGAACCTTACTATTCTTATCATTCAATTCGATCTTATCacaatatcttttgttttagatgcgccaaacttaaaaataataattgtatgtgGTCTTaaagtaaatcaataaattaataaaatcaatccCACATTAACTtcgaatgtaataaataagtataaagtgTCACATGTATATTGGCTACCTCCCGGCCGCAGAGCTGGCGTCGGTGACGGCGCTGGACAAGAACGGCCTGCAGGTGGTGCTGGCGGTGGCGCGCGCCGCGGCCGGCGCGGAGCTCACCATGCGCGCCACCTCCAGCCTCGCGCACACGCTCACAGACTTCCTGTTCCAGGCCGCCGTGCCCAGGGTAAGGAGCCTAGCCTAGCGTAGCCTAGCGTAGCGTACTACATGAACATATTTAGAGAAGCAAGCGTGACCCTATAGGGATTAATAAAGTCGGAAGTGTGGAATTTATACCTTACTACACACGCCACAAGCCTACTATCTAGCTAGCAGTTactattttagtacaaatattttataacacgtttttttttcggCTTGAATTTGTAATAGGAGCCAATAATTATAAGAACTCACTAGGCTTGAAATTAGTCCTTAAACATGAGCTGTCTAATTATGGATCTGcattataaaatcaaatcaatcacaTAAGTTGCTTCTAACGTACCTAATTTAATCATATACTTTTGCAGACATTCCAACTAGACATGATGTCACCATCCGGCACCGTACTGCCGCCACAGGGTGAGATCACGCAAGTACTCAAGATAACTAATCCATCCAGGGtatgtatataatttttttgCTTACTATAAAGCGCTTTGTAATACCATTTCATTTTTCttatgttgatttttttatatgcaATTGTGTTGTCTGCCACCAGTCGGCGCTGCGGCTGCGGATACGAGTGTCGTACAACGTGGAGGGCTCCCCCGTACTGGAGCAGGCGGAGGTCAACAACTTCCCGCCGGAACTGTTCTACTGACGAGCGCCGCGCCGCACTCCGCAGCGCCCGCGGCCCGCGCGGCTGCGGAGCGGGACCCGGGGCCGCTAGGCGTGGGGACCGGCCTTTATACGTAACGAGGTTTATTCATATATACGTTGTTGTTGCACACCAGCAAGAGCTATAGGGTGCGTGCTAGCACAAACACCCTAGAATATCAGCTTGTAACAGTCCCTCTGCTAGGCAAAGATGAGAATATAATGTGGGTTCACTGCAATCCGAAACAGATTGATCATGCCCATGAGACgaaaatattagaattattcTGAGGTTCTCGGGCTCATCGAGCAGTTAACAAGATCTTATTGAATTGCAATACGTTCGGCTTAGCCCACGCCTATGCATGCATCTAATTTTAACTCATCTCGATAATCGATGACCGTCTCCACGTCTGAATGATGTCGAACACCGCGACGAAGACTGACCACAGGCCACCTCTGCCGTACACAGCCGTCAGTCAAGACCTGAGGGCCTGTCGCCACctcttaaatttatattatcgCAGATGTACAAGTGAGAAGCCGCTCTACgtcgtgtagtgcgctgtcacctttccacaactgcaataacattaCTTGAAGAGGTAGCGATAGACGCCGCACAGCTTACAGCTCACTTGTTTCCATTGAGATTCGTGAAACATTCCATGTTAATTAGTCttaaagtttattgaaaatgGATTGTGGTTGAATGTTGGGTGACCAGAGAAGAGACAAACCTCGACTGTCAGTAATAGTTAGTTGTCTCTGGTCACCAAGTCAGTATTAATACAATCTCACAGCAGTTGTACCAGTGTGGTTTACTTTCTGCCTTCTATTCTTAAATTGCAGTTATTTTTCCGATTGCAAACTAATTACTCTTCGGTTATTTGATTTACCATAAatctatgttttaaataaatatggctTCTACTTCTTCAAGCATTGCGACACAAATGAAAAAAGTTGTCATTAATTAGCTATTTGAATTAACTTGTTCGAAGTCTCGTGATCATTCCCGAATTCGATATGTTGACCTCGGTATTTGGTAATTGTAAAATTGATGTACTAGAACGTCTATAACTTTCTTGTGTCGCTCGCGCTGTACATAAGTTGAGATTGTGTATGTATAAACGATTTATAGTAAGCAACCTGTGAAATGGAGGGCTGTATGGaatgtacttaataaaatataaatcactaCTACGATAATATTTTTGCGTGATAATGCACTTAGCACACAAGCCGAAAAAATGAACTTGTGTGGAAGTACTCCGGACGGTTTAAAATACATTGCCGAGCAAAAACATCTAGTCACTGTCGCATGCTAGTGTCGTAATTAAGAGATTAAATATACTTCCCTGTctgtataaattgttttagaactcgattatttataaattatgtctGTGCCTTGATTTTTCGATCGTCATTGTAttttaaaccaatattttttatttccagatAGTCAGTGTTTGATGTGACTAGTTCGAGTGTAGGACCGTTGAAACTATTGCATTTTGTTAAGAGTAGTTATTTGTAACGGAACTCGTGAGCCGCTTCAGATGTTAGGCAGTCAAGTTGACAGTACTGTTCctttattaagaattttatattttgcgacgatgtaaataatatatacatctCATCAAACACGTAGTTATGCAAATTATGGATTATTGTAAGATTTTTACACCGGTTTCGGCGAAGCCCAAacgtttttaacatttataaattagttatattgtatttttattttcatcctATTTATGTTTAGGTTATCAACTAACCCGCATATTCTAATGAACTATCGTAGGAGTATGTAAATCTAGATGTAATAGAATTCAGAAGCCACTGGAAATATAGGAAGTCGCACGTGCTCTTTATAGGTTTTATATTCTCTGTAAGGCGTTCATGTTACAATCGTGAaagcatatattttatttttgattatgtAAAGAGAGCTTGGCAAAAGATTATATCGTCAATTTGGTGCTTCGTTTTACTATATCTGATAAATAGAAGGCCCTCCACAATGTGAGATGTTTATGATTTTGTGTATAACTAAAGCTATGTGAAAGATGTACATAAtgattataatgattttatgtaaattggttaataaatatttgagaatgTTTATATAATCAACTTGgtggttttattttctttacaaataatgAAAGGAACCTTCACAATAAATACAGCCAGTATGTTAAAGTCGTGATACGTTTATTAACTTACAAAAGATTACACAGGATTAGCCTACACTTATATTACTCGATCATGGGCGTGGCGGGTGCGCGGCGGCCGCTCACGCTGTTGAACAGGCGGTCCTTGATCATCTGCGCCATCAGTCCGTGGATCACTTCGATTGTGGTCTTGCACGCGTCCTTGGTCGCTTTGCCTAGTTTGTCCTCTGTGCGTTTTTCGTGCGGGTCTGCTCCAGCGACTATGAAGCCGCCACGACCTGGACAACACATTCGAATATTAATAGACAGgctttttaaaaagtttctaaatGAGGTTCACCATAATGAATTTATGTGGCAATAATAATGAACAAGGTTTTTTTCTTACTATAGTAAGTTATGTTACAATTACAATAGttaatctattaaattaatactcaCCCAAGCACACCTCACTCTGTTCCAATTTGTCTGACAGATCAAATATCTGTCCGGTAGTGTAATCAGCATTTGTGATGAGACTGGAACTACTGAGGGTGTTCACCCAGTACTTGTTCCAGAGGGAGTCCAGCAGTCTCCTATCCAGTGAGGACTTGAAATAGGAGACTTCGAGGGAGTAGTACTGCTTGCAGTGGACTCCAAAGTCTTCAATCTTGTTGAGAGGAATTGTCTGGTATTCTGAGGGCTCTTCATTGGCTGGTTTGTATCCCTGAAAAAATAGCATTATCTATTAAACAACAGGTAATATCCAGCAGTGGGCTACTAAaggcagatgatgatgatgatgcacaAAGATACGAAACtagaattataaacaaaaacaaaggcCTTCTTTTTATTAGAAACTCAACGCACAACGCAGTActgtataacaaataaatagcaGGTTGTATAATTTTTAGACAAATTGTCAATATAATTGTCAATGATTAGACATCAGATTTCAAATCACCTATTACATTAAAAAgacacgaaaaaatattttaaattgcacTAACCTTAGGATATGTCCTGAAGGCTCCGAGGCACACTTTGCCAGCAGAGATTGTTCTGACCGGGTCAATAACAATAGCTACAAAGGGTTCCTGGAAGTTTTGGTTCAGCATCTGTGTGGAGACGTCAATACCTGACAGCCAGCAGCCATAGCCAGGATGACTGTGGTACCAACCTATAGCATTCTCATGACGGCCAaccttaaaacaataatatacaatGTTACTGTACTTGGAAGTTTACATAAGTGGGTCCTTTTCACTTCATTTACAAACAGTCTGTCATAAGATACCTTTTTGTAGGTgactacattataataaatcagTATATTGGGGTAGTATAGATTGGAGGTTAGGCTCAACTACCCAttttacaacttaaataaaaaaggtcttAATGTAAATTTGGTTTACATTCAATACAAATGGGAATCTTATAATAGGGTAATGAGagtattacaaaattattatgtaccTGTTTTGCTGCCTCTATGTAAGCTGTCATATACTCATAGGCCTGTGCCTGGGCATTGACCCGAGTTTCAGTGCCCTCTACAGGCAGAGCAAAGGAGTCCATCACTATCATAGTGTTTGCGTCGACTTTacctgtaaataaaatgttagtagTGACTGTAGTGAGGTACTTTCAAGTGCAGTATTCGGATATAAATTGATAGAATTTATCTTACCTAAAAGTAATCCCATAACTTCTAAAGTGCCTCCTGATCTGGCGTGCATAACCATTTTGAGCAGGGCTAAAGCCGATATTTTGATGTCTTTAAAGAAGTGTGGGCtggaaaataacaaaaacacgtTAACACAATCGGTATGTACACAAACTAGGGCGAtattgatgaaaaaatatactgaaagaAACGTATTGAAAACttaagtttttgtaacaatactAATACTTACTCTTTTTCCCATGGCTTAGCGGCTAGGATGTCTTGTTGTTGCTTTTTATCATAACGATAAATCTCATCCACACTAGAAACTGTTTCAATATTGTTCGCCATCGCCCATGTTTTTTGGGCAATCGATAATTGCGAATCTGCACTTGTAGAAGCCATATTTAGCTACTTAgaagataaatttatattttgcagGTATATTCAAGAAGTTAATGAACTTCTTGactaaaaacgtatttttggaaaacaaaaGCTCGGTGATATTCACAGCCTGACATACATTTGACACTGACATTTGATTTTTGTCATTgctcattattttgttgttttgctTAAGGTTCGGACATCAGCCTTTTAATACATGTGTAAGTGCACCCTTTTTGTTACTGATCATATATAAacaagtaaagaaaaatatccaGCCTTATcgaaaaaacatttgttaaaaaaaaatgatgctCAATGCCAGTTCCTAAACTTTGAATATCCTCTCTTATTGTGTTTTGGTGCATTGACGATATTGTAAAATGATCGACAATAACGATGATATGTAAAATATGCATAGGATGCAGCGACATGTAGTTAAGTTAAAATCTACTACGTCATCGTAAAAAACGTGGAGTATAACAGCAGTCATCTCACAGTTAGATTTGGGTCTCTTCACGCTGAGCAAAAAGATGCTATGTCCTGaacatgttaatttttttaaatgtctccactttatattgaaaaatactttatgcTGAGATTCTAGGTGGAGTTTATTTATCGTCTCCGCTCTTCAACTCTGTTTCGATTGTTATCACGTTCATCTATTCATCTTCCCCTTGTTCCCCTCATTcgtgttgtggtcggcttccagtctcaccggatGCAGctaccagcgttttacaaggagcgactgccaatctagcctcctcaacccagtcaccttTCCAACACGATACCCCATAGTAAGACCGGTTGCCAGACTATAGATTCTAACCACTTGTGCCGACTGTTACACACAATtgcagccgggacccacaagtGGACTTTATCTTACGAAAtacggagaaactcgttatgtcGTAGATGGTACACGGACCGACCATAtaaagcgtagcttaacctgtgaatCTGGTGATCGATGATTTTATTCAGTTGTACCTTAGCCAAGAGCTCCTTTCCAGTGCAACCATTAGACCTCATGCAAAATATCTTTTAAGATGTCTAGATTCTTCCGTAGTGTCAGAAATATTACCCCTTTTCAAGATCAAAAAGGGAAATATACTTACATACTGCATACAACGGATgacacaatttaattaaatcaatattttttctgattaaTGAATATTACCTTTATTTAGTGGCACGATTATAGATAAACCTTTGGTTATTACATCAGATTCTAAAATGACCTGTCTTTCTAAAAACTTGCATCAGCCAGTTGTTGTTTACCGGTACCGGCATTAAGTTTCGTCATGCCCGCCCAGAAGCCGTGATTACTCAAGGTGGATTTACCTTCTAATAACTATTTTCAAAGAGAAATCTTTATGCAAGTAATTGAAatgtctgcccgtgaccatgatacctgcaaaggtgtcgaaacgtcgggaactaaaaccaaaaattaaaccgcgataaaatccgtaaaagtcgtttcatttcaataagcttatatttacgtattaaaatgaataatcaataagaaagttttatttgaaaattgtgtAGAAAATTACGTTTTCTTTGATAACTTTGTCTCATTCTAATGAATGAAAGTTGCCCTTACGCTATTTCATCTGCCAACATCTGCACTGTGTGACGTCAAGCATCTTGCTCTTTCTCGCAGACGAGAATTTTATCTCTGTCCTTGTCATGATCGCTGCTGTCGTCATTTTGTGTCCGCCCCTGTGATAAGGCTCCACCAATCACAATCGACCACATACACAGTTTTGAGTATCGAGCAAAACATTTATTACCAGTTGAGGGCTCGATCATGTACGACGCAATCGCTAATAACTCGCCCGTGAggaaatatcaaataaaagtgCTCTAACAAATGGTTTTAAAGAAACTAGTAGTATgctaaatttcaaatattagatAATCGTCTTTTACCGGTGTTGTGGAGTGTTTGTTTATAAGTTGTGtgaataaaatcaacaaaatgaGCGCACCTATAATCATCACTGTGCCCAACAACTACCTGGCCATGGAGGCGGTCGAGGAGATGGAGTCGAAGGTCGTTGTAGACCTGCCGTCCCCGGCGCCCTCCAGGAAGCGCCGCCTGGACCACCTCACATGGGAGGAGAAGATGCAGAGAAAGTGAGTCATTATAACATTCATTGCCTGCGTGTCGCGTAATTTACCTTTTACCGAGAGCTCAATTTATAGTGGGCAGCACTTATGACGTCGATGTTACTAGATTTTTCTGTATTGTTCttgtttataactttgtttCAATCTTTCATGttgacatattttgtttaataagcTCTACTTATTGGACGGCAAATGTACTCGTCTATTATAAAATCGGAACTTTTCAAAGTATATTGACCCGATATTCCGTTATGTACAGTTACGCACAGCATTAGCACCGTTTAGCATGTCAATGACAACAAATTGCTAATGGtatgtactttttttgttaGGAAGCTGAAGAACCGAGTAGCGGCTCAGACTTCCCGAGACAGGAAAAAGGCAAAAATGGATGAAATGGAGAGTCGCATCAAACACTTTATGGACTTGAACGAGCGGCTGACGAGTGAGGTGGAGAGTTTGAAGGCGTTGAACGAGCGTCTACTGAGCGAGAACGCGTCGCTGCGCAGCgaagcggcggcggcgcggacCGTCGCGGAGGCCCCCAGACCAGCAGAGTCTATTCCTCAGCAGAAGGAAGGGCCTCCGACGGCGATCCGCGCGGCGCGCCTGCTGCTGGCGATGTGTCTCCTCTCACAGACCTCCTCGCACACTTCGACTCTGAAGAGTACCTCGACACCCTCACTCAACTTGCAGACTCCCTCCTCAAAGAAATTGATGCAGGTGCTGCAGGAACGCCTCAAAATGTAAGTATTACGAACAAATCACTGTCCAATCCAGTCACCCAT
Coding sequences within it:
- the LOC113506680 gene encoding COP9 signalosome complex subunit 5, which produces MASTSADSQLSIAQKTWAMANNIETVSSVDEIYRYDKKQQQDILAAKPWEKDPHFFKDIKISALALLKMVMHARSGGTLEVMGLLLGKVDANTMIVMDSFALPVEGTETRVNAQAQAYEYMTAYIEAAKQVGRHENAIGWYHSHPGYGCWLSGIDVSTQMLNQNFQEPFVAIVIDPVRTISAGKVCLGAFRTYPKGYKPANEEPSEYQTIPLNKIEDFGVHCKQYYSLEVSYFKSSLDRRLLDSLWNKYWVNTLSSSSLITNADYTTGQIFDLSDKLEQSEVCLGRGGFIVAGADPHEKRTEDKLGKATKDACKTTIEVIHGLMAQMIKDRLFNSVSGRRAPATPMIE
- the LOC113506682 gene encoding X-box-binding protein 1, with translation MSAPIIITVPNNYLAMEAVEEMESKVVVDLPSPAPSRKRRLDHLTWEEKMQRKKLKNRVAAQTSRDRKKAKMDEMESRIKHFMDLNERLTSEVESLKALNERLLSENASLRSEAAAARTVAEAPRPAESIPQQKEGPPTAIRAARLLLAMCLLSQTSSHTSTLKSTSTPSLNLQTPSSKKLMQVLQERLKITQSGKLENALKELKWWGPQQASWNPVKVQS